The proteins below come from a single Deltaproteobacteria bacterium genomic window:
- a CDS encoding thermonuclease family protein — MANSPVHIKLRFHPAIKNSNFLPIAPRWIRKIFWGIILLLPILVFSFALAGQPPGDQRPEIVLKVVDGDTLKIEHQGRIESIRLIGIDTPESRVNQKAKKDAARNQEDIKKITSLGQEATRYVKRLVKPGDTIKIEFDRQIRDKYGRLLGYVYLPNGKMLNEEIVKAGYANLMTYPPNVKYEDRFLRAYREARENNRGLWSRY, encoded by the coding sequence ATGGCCAATTCGCCAGTACATATTAAGCTGCGATTCCACCCTGCCATAAAAAATTCTAACTTTCTCCCCATTGCGCCGCGGTGGATCCGGAAAATATTTTGGGGGATTATCCTTCTCCTCCCTATCTTGGTCTTCTCCTTTGCTTTGGCAGGGCAACCTCCTGGAGACCAAAGGCCCGAAATTGTCTTGAAAGTAGTAGACGGAGATACCTTAAAGATCGAGCATCAAGGCCGGATCGAAAGCATTCGTCTGATTGGGATAGACACCCCGGAAAGCAGAGTAAACCAAAAGGCCAAAAAGGACGCTGCCAGAAATCAAGAGGATATTAAGAAAATTACCAGTCTGGGGCAGGAGGCGACTCGATACGTAAAAAGACTGGTAAAGCCGGGCGACACGATAAAAATAGAGTTTGATCGGCAGATCCGCGATAAATATGGAAGGCTTTTAGGTTATGTTTATCTACCCAATGGTAAGATGTTAAACGAGGAAATTGTTAAAGCGGGGTACGCCAATCTAATGACCTACCCTCCGAATGTGAAGTACGAAGATAGATTTTTAAGGGCTTACCGGGAAGCAAGGGAAAACAACCGGGGTCTCTGGAGCAGATACTGA